The DNA sequence GGCGTCTTTGTCACCTCTTCGGGCTATCAAAGTGGAGCAATTGAGTTTGCTCGCGCAAATCGAATCGCGCTTCTGGTTGTCCATGCAACTAAGAAACTGTCGGTTCTTTATTCGCTCAGCCAAACGAGCGAAAGAGAACGCGCGCTTGAGCAACTGGACGACCTTGAGAAGAACTATCAAACCATAAAGTCCGGACACGCGAAGCGAATCACTACTGACAGAAATTTTAAGCATGTCATTGTTCAGCATGACGGAGTGACATTGGAGCTACGCCCGTGGGAGCTTCATCAATCGATGCTTTATAAGCAGTCGTGCGCTCTGTCAGACACTGAGCGGAATGGTATCTATTTTTCCCGAGATAAGTTTGATTACTTGCCCGTCAACAAAGTCTTGAAGTCAATTGTTCTAGATATTCTCTTGGTACCAACCGACGGTTAACAAGGACGTCCAACGGGCGGGGCCTGGCGGCCTCTCATGTCGACATTAGGCAATGCAAATGCAACGATTCCGCCTCGCCATAGGTTTTCTCATTCTACTTATCCTTGTGGTAAGCGTGGGGTGGCTCGCCCTTATAGGAGTCAGGGGCTTCACGGGCTATATAAGCACGATTCCCAAAGAACTTGGTGCTCCTATCATTGCAGCCGCCGCAACTGTGTTTGTGGCAACGCTGACGGTTGTTCTTGGGAAGTACTTTGAGCGGAAGAAAGAGCTCGACGCGTTATACAGAGACAAAAAAACGGAGGTTTACGATGAGTTCTTGAAAAAGTTTTTTGAGGTCTACTTTTCGAGTGGCGAGAATGTCGGCGAGCACGATCTGATCTTGTTTTTCCAAGACTTTTCTCGCAAGCTCGTGCTTTGGGGCGGTCCGGACGTCATTGAGGCATTTGTTGCGTGGAAAGATCACCTCGCAAAAGGTCTTCCCGACGCAAAATCAATCTTCCTCACAGAAGACTTTCTACTCGCAGTCCGAAAGGACCTTCGACACACAAACAAGGGGATTCGACGAGGCTTGTTTGCCCGAATGTTTATACAGAACAGCGCTCTGTTTCTCGCCATGTCAGCCAAAAATCCTAACCTAAAGTTAGAGGATATGGCTGCCATCGAAAAGTTGCTTGCCTCTGCTGAAACGACAAAGGAGGCTCCGCCGTCAACCTGAAGTTCAACGATTACATAGATCTTCGAGCAGCACTGCCATTGCTTAATTGGGCCCTCTCTTTATAATTTAGGCGGCCGCTGGTGATCTCAGCCACTGGGTTCCCCGGGCCGAACTCGGCTGTTGCCGGGTGGGGTATGACCGACTCTCCCCTTGAGGATCGAACAATAAAGATAGTTCGTCCTGAAAACAAAACTTGCATTCCGAGAAAAACAGAAATTGTTTTCTAGGAAGTTTTTTCAGCCTTTCATTGCTAGTCGTGCCGTTAAGTAGCACCAGTAATTAAGCGGACACTCATGAAGTATGCACTTCCGGTTGATCACGGCATGTCCGTCCTTCTTGCACAGAATTGGCTGTTCAGTGACAGTGATGGACAACTTGCGTTAAACGATGTTCAGTATGAAGCCCTATCTGCTGGTGTGGCACGCGGACATCGCACCGGTCAACGCCACGTGGTTTTCATGCGAATGGATAGATGGTGCTGCCCTTTGGAAGTTGGAGGGAACACTCGAGAACTTAAGAGCCGGCATGTTGCGAGAGCTATTTCGCGATCTCGGATGGTGTTGCAAGGGATGGCCGAAATAGGTTCAGCCGCTTGTGACGCACGCATCCCAAAATCGAATCGCCCAGCCGCGCTTCGCCTGGAGGACAGCACACTCAAGCTTTCAGCTCGATTGCCGCGTGCGATAAAACGCCTTTTCTATCGCTTGACCGAGGGCCTTCCTGACAATGTCCTATGGATGGTAGGCCTATGTACGCCTGGTTCTCCGTATTTGCTTAGAAGGGAAGAGATATTAGCCCTTAATGCAGCAGGACTTACGTCACCGGAAGCGTTAATGCAGGGGTCGGCCGATGCTGATGCTGCTAGGACAACAGCGCTTATTGGGGTGAAAGCCGGCCTCCAGGCCAAGGCAAACTGGCTTCGCGACGCATGCCGAATTTGGAAGGCGAACCAGAGCAGCCCAAATGCAAAAAAACGTGCCAAAAAAATGTCTAAAAGAGCACCTGATAGATTTCTTTTATCTAGCTACTGGAAATGACTTCGAGCGAGCGTTCGAGGAAGTGTTAGGTTTCTTGAAAATAGAAAACAAACGGCTGGATGACAACAGTAAGAAGGGAGCGCTCGACTATTTCGTCCAACTGCCCAGTTTTCCGCCCCTGATCCTGGAACTTAAGTCACGCGAAACAGGTAAGTTAGTTGATCCTAACCGAGCCGTTGAAGTGTTAGCCGCCTCAGAGGTTCATGGGTACAAGGACGCTTTTGGTGTGACTCTATGCCAAACGAGTGTCGACCCTAGCGTTCCCAGCGTAATAGCGTCATGTAGCCGTTTAGCCGTGATCGAAGCGGTCGATCTAGGAGAAGCGCTTCTGCGATACTGCGAAGGCACTCTCTCTGGAGAACAGCTATACCGTTGGCTCGTCACTCCAGGGCAAGCAGTTGCCGCCGATCTTCCCTATGGAGACTATGCATAAGAGAGCGCCGGGTCTAAGGTCCTTGCAAGACGTCAACGGAATCGTTTGTTAACCGTTGCCGCAAAGTATTCACGTTAACCAATTCACTGAGGCGGCCAAAATGGCAGGAACAGCAGATTTTATAAGAGCAGACTTTTCAGGAACACTTTTTCCCATGAAGACCAATCTGATTGTTCTAGAGCATTATGAGAAAGAGTTGGCAGCGTACATATCTAGCCGGGTCCTTTCAGAGGATCACCCCGCTGATAGTTTTCTGCCACAGCAGACAGTTCACGCCACAAAGCCTCGCGGGCACCTCCGCCGCACTGTCAAATTGGACCCTGTAGCGGAATACTTCCTCTATGACGTTGTGTACCGAAACAAAGCCCTATTTCGACGACAAGTCAGTAACGAGCGACGGAGTTTTGGTTATCGGTTCAAGGACGGAGAACCTATCTCAGTCCATACAGCCTACCTTGACTACAAGGCCAGCATTGAAGAGCTCGCAACCTCCTTCAGCCATCGCCTGCAGTTCGATATTGCCTGTTACTTCAATTCCCTATATCACCATGACATTGCCCACTGGTTTGCGGGCAATGATGGTGTATCTGAAGCCGACGCTGATGCCGTTGGCAAGTTTTTTCGAGAAATTAACGCAGGCAGAAGCGTCGACTTCTTACCTCACGGTATCTATCCAGCAAAGATGGTTGGCAATGAATTCTTAAAATTTGTCGATCTTTCGGGCATGCTGAAATCAACAGTAATCTCGAGGTTTATGGATGACTTTAATCTCTTCGACAACGACGAGGCTGTCCTTCGCCAAGATTTCTATCGCATACAGCAACTGCTAGGACAGTTTGGCTTAAATGTAAACCCCAGCAAGACGCATTTTGACAACAATTCTGGACGAGTTGAAGATACCCTTTCCGCACTTCATGACTCGCTGAGTCATATAGTTCAGGGTATTGCGCAACTTGAAGGAGCATCCGGGGTTGATTTTGTGGAGGTAGAAGAAGAAGTTGTGCTAGGCCTCTCGAATGAGCAGGTCACGTCACTACTTACGCTACTCCGAGACGAATCACTTGAAGAGGCAGACGCTGATCTCATTCTTGGCTTCTTGCGATCACATAGCGACGACATCCTCGAACACCTTCCCACTCTGCTTAGACGATTCCCTAATCTGATTAAGCATCTATATTCGCTCTGCGCAACGATCACGGATAAGCCAGCACTTTCTTCTATTCTGCTGGACTATCTTAAAAGCGAGTCATATTTCGTTGAGTACCAATTGTTCTGGATTGCTTGTCTGGTAGAGGACCACTTGATGGGCGCAGGCTGCTATGGTGAAGTTCTAGTGAGGCTGTACGAGTTGTCTCGAGATTTCCGCATTGCACAAGCTAAGGTGCTTGAAATACCGGAACAAGGCTATGGCATGAAGGAACTTCGAAGCGAAATCCTAAAGACTGGTCAATCTGACTGGCTATCGTGGGCTTCGGCGTCAGGAACCCGTACACTAAAAAAGGCCGAACGTAACTACACGCTCGACTATTTCTCGAAGTGTTCGCCGCTCAACTTCGTCATTTCTGAAAGCATAAAAAGGGTGTGACCGAGTAACGCTTCATTTTCCTCATAACCACGGATTGCCTACGCACTTTCAAAGCGTCCCTGTGAACGATAGCCGACAACAGAAACGTTTGTGGCAGACACTGCGTGTCCTATTTTCTGCGACGCAAGCAGCAATTAGCAGATGGCAAATGTCTTCTCATACCACTGCACCAAAATTTCGGTACCGTCGAGGCATAGCGAGCATTTCTTATCACTTCACCTAAAATTCGGCAATCTACTGATCTAAAGAAACCTTTACTTGTTTCAACCTGCGCACGAATTTGACCCGTCCCTGCAGAAACGCTGCGAATCACCAATTCAAAATCCCCCGCCGCGAGGCGTGCCGGTTCGATTCCGGCCCCGGGCACCAGACATGAAAAGCCGTTGACTGCGATCAGTCAGCGGCTTTTTTTCGTCCTTTTGTTTGGCCCTGCTGTTTAGTCCATCAGGGAGCCGGTTGCGATCAAGCGGTCCGCACACCCCCACCCCCAGCCTCCCCCAGCAGCCAATCCCGAAACAACATCACAAACGGATCCCCAATCAACCGATTCGGATAGATCAAATAAAACGCATCCCCC is a window from the Pigmentiphaga litoralis genome containing:
- the drt5 gene encoding antiviral reverse transcriptase Drt5; the protein is MAGTADFIRADFSGTLFPMKTNLIVLEHYEKELAAYISSRVLSEDHPADSFLPQQTVHATKPRGHLRRTVKLDPVAEYFLYDVVYRNKALFRRQVSNERRSFGYRFKDGEPISVHTAYLDYKASIEELATSFSHRLQFDIACYFNSLYHHDIAHWFAGNDGVSEADADAVGKFFREINAGRSVDFLPHGIYPAKMVGNEFLKFVDLSGMLKSTVISRFMDDFNLFDNDEAVLRQDFYRIQQLLGQFGLNVNPSKTHFDNNSGRVEDTLSALHDSLSHIVQGIAQLEGASGVDFVEVEEEVVLGLSNEQVTSLLTLLRDESLEEADADLILGFLRSHSDDILEHLPTLLRRFPNLIKHLYSLCATITDKPALSSILLDYLKSESYFVEYQLFWIACLVEDHLMGAGCYGEVLVRLYELSRDFRIAQAKVLEIPEQGYGMKELRSEILKTGQSDWLSWASASGTRTLKKAERNYTLDYFSKCSPLNFVISESIKRV
- a CDS encoding restriction endonuclease produces the protein MAAPSNNHSTSSNYEMLVVALLNQEIGGISGINIVEMNRDVSITGLSGYTHQIDVVYRMKIWLTEILVLVECKQYKKRVGIDDLLEFKSRLDDLRAHKGVFVTSSGYQSGAIEFARANRIALLVVHATKKLSVLYSLSQTSERERALEQLDDLEKNYQTIKSGHAKRITTDRNFKHVIVQHDGVTLELRPWELHQSMLYKQSCALSDTERNGIYFSRDKFDYLPVNKVLKSIVLDILLVPTDG